The Acidobacteriota bacterium genome includes the window ATTCCTCGACGAGTGCGTGCGGTCGGGGGATCTCCCCTCGGCCTCGTGGATCGTCGCCGGCGCCGAAGGGGTTCTCGATTCCGGCGCGGTGGGCTCCGCGGCCCTCCTGCCCCATCGCGTCGCCGCCACGACGGAGACGATTTACGACCTCGCCTCGCTGACCAAGCCGCTCGTCACGTCGCCCCTGGCCATCGTCCTGGGACGCCAGGCGGGGATCGGCTTCGGGGATCCCGCGGGGAGATTCCTGCCGGAATTCACACGCCTCGACAAGCGCGACATCACGCTCGCGCAACTCCTCACGCACACGTCCGGGCTCCCCGACTGGGCGCCCCTGTACCTCCACGGGTGTTCGATCCGTGAGTACCTGGGACAGATCCGCGAGACGGCGCTCCGGACCACCCCGGGCGCCCGCGTCCTCTACTCCGATCTGGGCTACATCGCGCTCGGGGCCATCCTCGAGAAGGTGGGGGGAGCTCCCCTCGACGCGCTCTGCGCCCGTTTCATCACGGGGCCTGCCGGATCCGGGGCCCTCTTCCGCCCGGCGGCCTCCCTCGGCCCGCGGGTGGCCCCGACCGAGGAGGCGTGCAACTATGAGCGCGAGAAAGCGGGGGCGGGTGCCGCCGGATACCAGGGGTGGCGCCGCGGCCTCGTGCACGGGGAGGTGCACGACCAGAACGCCTGGGCCGCGGGAGGCGTCGCGGGGCACGC containing:
- a CDS encoding beta-lactamase family protein, with amino-acid sequence MRGPAEFLDECVRSGDLPSASWIVAGAEGVLDSGAVGSAALLPHRVAATTETIYDLASLTKPLVTSPLAIVLGRQAGIGFGDPAGRFLPEFTRLDKRDITLAQLLTHTSGLPDWAPLYLHGCSIREYLGQIRETALRTTPGARVLYSDLGYIALGAILEKVGGAPLDALCARFITGPAGSGALFRPAASLGPRVAPTEEACNYEREKAGAGAAGYQGWRRGLVHGEVHDQNAWAAGGVAGHAGLFGTAEDVHRIAREVISVEPSWLREEDLALITKAQSGPGPEPRSFAFRVNRGADGGVDATTAAGAALAASAIGHNGFTGTSIWLEPERRRVYVLLTNRVHPFVRADVDMNAIRRGFHETACRV